In one Argonema galeatum A003/A1 genomic region, the following are encoded:
- a CDS encoding Uma2 family endonuclease produces the protein MSLTIQDLEKFQAQLSPEYEDYQIELQEGNIVIMGPSDIVSSEITARLISFLFAWIEPRKLGRVFDSSGGFILSNQDLRAPDISFVCAERLRQSPRAFGELVPDLVVEIKSRTDRVKKIREKIQMFLELGARIGIL, from the coding sequence ATGTCTTTAACCATCCAGGATTTGGAAAAATTCCAAGCGCAACTTTCACCAGAATATGAAGACTATCAAATAGAGTTGCAAGAGGGAAACATTGTTATCATGGGGCCATCAGATATCGTATCAAGCGAGATTACCGCTCGGTTGATTTCCTTTTTGTTCGCCTGGATTGAACCAAGAAAATTAGGGAGAGTATTTGATTCCAGCGGTGGTTTTATCCTCTCAAATCAAGACTTACGCGCTCCAGATATCTCCTTCGTTTGTGCTGAAAGATTGCGGCAAAGTCCTCGTGCTTTTGGTGAGCTAGTTCCTGACTTGGTTGTAGAGATTAAATCCCGGACAGATAGAGTCAAAAAAATTAGAGAAAAAATTCAAATGTTTCTGGAACTAGGCGCGAGAATAGGAATACT